Proteins from one Juglans microcarpa x Juglans regia isolate MS1-56 chromosome 1S, Jm3101_v1.0, whole genome shotgun sequence genomic window:
- the LOC121247290 gene encoding uncharacterized protein LOC121247290 has protein sequence MDPNADISHVDREIWVDGMEDIFIDMMLADALNGALRAGRITSRDHASYAARLTAVGVKTYDASQIKGKIHRLKMMQRLFIDLMHQTGMGWDPDTKTILGSDEHWANAIRAKPQVKKFRTSGCPRYADLCTIFGAAVATGTLHHASTQPPPSSDEEERLDAEMRRRGPALGTQASRDFVFDGPSQFPMNMGTPSSCSSRRRQKGGQKNQHDEKISNMVDAITRSYEALQPPLPDDIFSRAFDRLMNPLAQRGFLVSWTSLEDVHVFIISFQL, from the exons ATGGACCCCAATGCCGATATTTCACACGTTGATCGGGAAATATGGGTGGATGGAATGGAGGACATCTTCATTGACATGATGTTAGCTGACGCCCTTAATGGTGCACTGAGGGCTGGGAGGATCACTTCTAGGGACCATGCTTCCTATGCTGCACGTCTTACGGCTGTGGGCGTAAAGACGTACGATGCGAGTCAAATCAAGGGGAAAATACATCGGCTTAAGATGATGCAACGACTTTTCATAGACCTCATGCACCAAACTGGTATGGGATGGGACCCCGATACCAAAACGATTCTAGGGAGTGACGAACATTGGGCAAATGCCATTAGG GCCAAGCCACAAGTAAAGAAGTTTCGTACCTCAGGTTGCCCACGATATGCAGACCTCTGTACCATTTTTGGCGCTGCTGTAGCAACGGGCACACTCCACCACGCGTCCACCCAACCACCACCATCTTCGGATGAGGAGGAGCGTCTTGACGCTGAGATGCGGCGTCGGGGCCCGGCACTTGGCACCCAAGCCAGTCGGGATTTTGTCTTTGATGGCCCGTCGCAATTTCCCATGAACATGGGGACACCATCGAGTTGTTCTTCCCGACGGCGTCAGAAGGGAGGGCAAAAGAACCAGCACGACGAGAAGATATCGAACATGGTTGATGCGATCACGCGTTCCTATGAG GCACTTCAGCCCCCACTGCCTGACGATATTTTCTCCCGTGCGTTTGATCGGTTAATGAACCCCCTTGCACAACGAGGATTTTTG GTTTCATGGACATCTTTGGAAGATGTccatgtttttattatttcattccAGTTGTGA